CACATTCAGCTGAATCCGAAGCCTAAGCACACCGGTTACATGCGCTATCGCGTCGACACGTTCAACAAAAGTAAGGACCTAAACAACTGCGACATCGTCTGCTTGAATTGGGCAGAGAACATGGTCCAGGTTGATGAGCCCGGCGGCAATAGCGAAGCATGGAAGAACGAGAGCGGGTCCGCCTGGTACATCTCGGAACATCGCTGTTCATCTAACGATGATGAGGTTGAGAAAAACGAACAATGCGGTCTTTATTTTTCGCGTCACGTTAACCAGCGGCATGTGCTCCACTTTCACTTCGGCGCAGCTGCGTTTGAATTGACCGTCGCTAAGATTGTTCAACTGGGCCACCGCGTGCACGACAACCATCTCGGACCAAAGATGGATGTTCGGTACACCTGGCATGATGACCATCAGGCCTGGATGCCCAACGCAGAAAACCCTGACCCGGGCTTGTCAAATCTCTTCGCACTTTCGCTTGATGTGACGTCGGCGTTCTCAAGCCTGAAGACAGTGAATAGCCGACTACAGGTGGAGCGTGCAATTGCGCTTTCCTGCGGTCTCTCGAAGTGCAAGGAAACCTGGTTCAAGGCTGGCGAACTTGACGCATGCAAACTGGGCGAGGACGAAGTTGTGCGACGCGTGACTCTCGCTCTGGACCGCGATGTAGCTGCGCGCAATGCCCGTGAAAACAGCATCAAGAAGGTTGCGGCTCTGAACAAAATCTTGGCCACGAAGAAGCTACCGCGTCAGATTCACGACCTCGGTGGCGGTGAAGCTCGCATCATGTGGCGACCAGACTCACCGCATGTGAACGTCTTCAAAGATGGGAAGCAGCCGGCCTTGGTCGCTTATCTAGGAATGGATCCGAGCTCAGAGATGATTAAAAACGTGAGTGACGCTGCGTTTGAGTTGCTGCGCCGAGAGAACAACGATAACCACAAGCACCGCATCGCGGTCTGCTATCACACGATAGATGGGCAAGCCGAGTTCGCACCAATTTCCAAACTCACTGACATCACCCATGGGGGCGGCAGCGCTACCTCCATTGCAGAGGCGGACTAAATGTTGGAACTTCAGTCAGTTCGAGAGAAAGTCTTCGCACTGCTCAGTGACGTTCAGAATATCGATGATGCGGTGGTACGAGGCGAGCGCTGCCACGAAGGCAAGTGCTACGCCATCGCCTATGTGGATCTTGCCGATAACGTGGTTGGTCGCGCTGGCGAACTATACGACTTTCAGGAGCGAATCCTGGGCGACGATTTCTTCGGCACGCCTGGCGACTTGCGATGGAACAAGTACCTTTACATCGTTGCCGGCCCGAAATCGCTACGCCATGATGACTTTGAAAAAGCGAAGGCGACTATTGAGTCGGACAAAGAGTACGCACGCAAGCGCGTCGTCTCCGAAGAAGAGCTTGAAGCGTTGCTTGGCGCCGCCCAGTACTTCACACCAACCGACACTGGCAAGGACTTCAACGTCGTTGGCGAATGGGAAAAGCGCCTCGCCGCCGCAGATTTGGATGAATTGCTCGATCGACCTACACGAAAGGACGTTGTTGAGCGCATCGGCACCCGGTCAGCCAAACGCGTACCCGTCGCAGACAAGACCCTGACGCTAAATCCATCCGACGCCCTTCTTACTCAGAAATGGCTCGCATCCATCTCGATCGATCAGTTCCGTCCAGTTCACGACGGGAAGTCGTACACCTTTGGCCAGGTAACCCTCATCGTTGGAGCCAACGGTACTGGTAAGACATCGTTGCTTGAAGCTGTCGAATATTTCTACTGTGGTCATAACCGTAGGCAGGGGAACGCGGTCATTCCGAAAATCTCCGGCTCATTGGTTGGTAAGACTGAGGCGCTGGTAGCCTCGGCAGAGGCCGGTCGAATCAGAGCTCGCTGCTTCAGTTGGTATAATCGGGACGAACGACTTGCAAAGTCGATTCTGAGTGCATTCACTCGATACAACTTTCTCGATACAGATGCGGCATTCAGAATCTCGACAGAATTAGAACCATCAGAAATACCAAGTGATTTGAGCCGATTGCTTGTCGGTGCGGATGCCTCAATGATCTGGGACTATCTCGGCAAGATTTCGCCTGAGATCGAAACCGCCCATGAGCGTTCAATCATGCGAGTCGACGAAAGTCGGCAGAGGCTAGAGATTGCTCAGAAGGAGCTTGAGGACACTCAGAGTCGCCCCTCGGACGGCAAAGCTCTCACAGAGGCATTTCGCGTAGCCTTGGAAGGGCTTAATTGGAAAGCTCAAAAGGTAACGGCGCCGCTAGTCACAGAAGAAGAAGCAAATGGCCTCGCGGAGGCACTCGGCCATCTGAAATCTGTACTTTCGGCGGGTTCAGCCGTGGTGTCTATTGACGCGATTTCGACGCGCGGCAAAGAGATAAACCAGGCATTGGCGCTTGCTATTCCGCTCGAAGCGGATCGAACAAAATATGTGCAGGAAATGAATCGGCTTGCTAAACATGCAGCTGCCTGCGAAGAGGCTTGTGAAACCCTAGATCGCTGGCTGACCTACGTGAATAGTGGCTTCGCCATCGCCTATGCTCGTGGCAAGAAGGCCAATACAGCGGTAGAAATCGCCCAGGGCCGATTGGGCCTGTACGCGACAGGCGATATTCCCAAAGTACCTCAAGGGTATGCAGCCGAAACGCTGGAGTCTGCAATTCGCGACGCAACCTTGGATGTCCAGGACTGCATTGATCAAGTGATCAGTTTGGATAATCTGGCTGACAGCTTTGGAAAGGCAGCATCCGCTCGAGCGCTAGCTGCACGTCAACTACGATCCGCTGCAGTGGCATCGTTCAACGCTGGCCATCCGGAAGACGATTGTCCCATTTGCCGGGCCAAATATTCACCCCAGAAGTTGGCCGATCTTGTTGAGCAAATCACACAAACATTAGAAGAGACCAACGAGCTCACAGAGGTCACTTCTAAACTTTCCGAAGCTCAGGAACAGCTCGATTTTTTTCAAGATAAAGTCCGCCTCATTGAGAACCTGCAGCGAATAGCAAGTGCCATTGACCTAGCACCAGATGCGCTTTGCTCTGAGGTTCCCGCCCGACTGGCAGAACTGCAATTCGAGTTGGCGAGTGCTGAGCAAGAACTTGCCTCCGCCAGAATTGACTGGAAGGAGCTAGCCAACTCAAAGTTGACGGCACGCGAGCACGACGACCTTCGGGACATTGTCACAACGCTTCTGCTCACGTCTGAAACAGAGTTCGATACGGTAGCTATTGATGAAGCACGAGCTTCGTTTCGCGAAGCCGCTGCTGCAGCTCATAAACTTATAACTCAGAATTTCGAACTGCATAACTCCCTTGAAAAACAGCTTTCTGGTCTCAGTGCTGCTGCCACCGTCGAAGGTTGGCAAACACGAGCCCGACCCAATGCAGGTATAGAATCTCTAATAACTATGCAAGGTGAAATCGAATCGATTCAGACCCGAATTGATGGTTTACAAAGTTTTTTGGATATAGATGACAGCGCAAACTTTGCTGATTTAAGTATCGGGATAATTGGCGCCACTCGGATCCATTCTGAAGCGATGGAGGCCGTCAAAATGGAAAACATGGCGTCTAGCAAAATTTCCACACTTGTCGAGCAGATTGAGCACCTGAACCGGCAGCTGAACGAAAACTTGGAAAAGGCGGAAAACTATCAGGTCGCCAAAGAAACTCTGGAGCTGCTTCGCAATGAGTGCTCTCTTGAACACGCAACGCAAGAATCGTTGAGCGCCATCAGCTCGCAGATAAATGAAATTTTCAGTCGCATCCATGCGCCGAACGAATATGAATATGTTGGCCAGGGAGAGGCACTCCTCCAGACATCGGGCTCACATGAGAAACGTACGCTGGAGCAAATAAGCACAGGGCAACGTGCAGCGTTTGCGCTCTCTGTATTTTTGTCGATGAATCGTAACGCAAGCAAGGCACCGCCGGTCCTTCTGATTGACGACCCGATCGCGCATATCGACGATTTAAACGCACTGTCCTTCCTAGACTATCTACGCGATTTGGCCGTGAACTCCAGTCGACAGATTTTTTTTGCTACAGCAGATACTCGTATCGCAGCGCTCTTTGCTCGGAAATTTAGCTTTCTTGGAGAATCGTTTCAGAGCATTCAACTAGAGCGCGGGGTGGATGGGGGCTAAGGATAGTGAGCGCAGCCAGAATCTCCTCACCGCGGGCGGCGATGTCCAGTTATGGATACCATAGCCTTTAATGCAGTATGTACAGTTGATGCGGTGAGCCGAGTCGTTGATTTGAGCGAATAGGATTAATTCAAGATGATGCCTATACCACTCAGTAGTGTCTATTTGATATCATCAGCCCCTCGTACTCTCAAGTGCTTAGTACGAGGGGGGAGGTCTGCACATTCAGGGGTGTGTCTCTGTAATAAGCAGCAGGCACGATGCGCCCTCCCTTAATAATATGTTGAAGCGGAATTTCACCTATTAGTAAGTTTAGGAGAGCAAAAATTTTAAAATATCTTATTGCCCTGGTGCCTTCAATTCTTGTGTGCGGATGCGTAGCTCAAACGTCTGACAATTCCGGTCTGTCTAGTCGAGGAATTGGGAAGTGGCAGGCAGAGGTAGTCTGCAAGAAGATGGGAGTGGATACACGTGATACTATCATGTTCAAACTCAGCCCCGGCGAGCTTCCATATTCCCAGCACGGACTTATGGTATTCCACAGTCGAGATGAAAGTGGTCGTAACCTTGGGTTTTCTACATATTTTGTTCTTGTTAAAACGACTCCGTTGACAGGTGGAATAGCAATTGATGCAGATCACCGGATAGTTAAAAACGGCCCTGATGTAGATACTTTTTTTACAAAAATGGCTGGTGAGGATCAGCGGAAACGGGGAGAGTTCACCGGCCCTGACACTATGAAACTCAATATGTGTGGTCGTGTAGAAAAATTTTACCGAATTGCGAACTACACTCGACTTGATCAGCCGCCACCGCTAGAAAGAGTTGATTATAATTAGCAGATAAGCCAGCGCTGCTATCGGACCTGCATTCACCCTCGATTCTTTTCGCTAGGTCTTGATCCTATACGGACCAATAAAAGGTCTTCACGCCAACGCTCCATTTAGTAATATTATTAAGAGATATGATAAAAGTCGAACAGCAACTCGAGAGCATTCATCAGGAACTTCGTGGAAGTGTGCAGGACCTGACTCAGGAAGAGCAAAAATCGTTGAAGTACTATATTCGCGACATTCATCAGCGCTTAAGCGAATGGCTGAGCGTACAGGGGAATGAAAAAGACGAACGCAGTTATGAAATCAGTTGGGCTCTTGGCCTGGTCGGTACTGTCGGTGTCCTTCTGGCGATCACTCGATCCGCTGGCAGCGATATTGATTGGGTGCGCGAGCACACTTTGGCATTTAGGCTCTGGGCGGTAGTACTGTGCACCCTTTTCGTTGGGGTGTCATTGGAGCGCTCCGCGGTGGTGAGGTCCCTGTGGGGTTTTACCATTACCAAGTTTTTGGTTTCGATTATTCTTTCCGGTGTGGTGCTCTACGCCCGAGGCAAAGCTGCGGGCTACATCAATGGAGTATTTCACATAGATGCTTCCGCGTTGCCCTTCACATTTGTGTTTACCACCGCACTGTTGGTGCTTAAGTTGTTGTTGCCGTTCGTACTTACTGTGGCATTGATTTTTTTACTGGTTCACGCTCTGATTGTAGCCGGCTGGTTGAAGGGTAAAGTTGATGGTAATACTGCTACTGCGGCCCCGCTTTTCTCGTTACTGTCCGCTTTTGTGTTCGGTGTAATTCTCTATTTCGGGTGGAGCTGGTCCGGTAATCAGATAGCCGACTCCCGGGTGCCGGAAAAAGTCTATTTGATGGCTCATACGCTGGACTTTAATTACTCGCACGAATGCGCCAATGTGGCAGCGACTCGGCCGGTACTCTTCCTCGGACCTGCTCAGGAGTCCGTGCTGGTTGCCCCCGAAAAGCTGGCTGATTTCAGTTTTACCGATTTCTTTGAAGGGGGAGTGAAAGTACCGACTAGCTTCGTGCGTCAACGATGCGACTACAAACCGGCGTGGGCTGTGGATGAGTCGAATTAGGATTGTGCTGAGTCCGTTTGTTGTATCGGTCGTTGAGTCCACAGCGGCCGTTCGCTAGCCGTTGCGAATGTGTCACTCCGGCGTCATGAGCATCGCAAGCACCATGTTGATGAACTCCTCGTTCTTGCCGATTGTATCCAAGGCACCGCGTACGTTGGCTGTCACCTCCGTAGCCCCTAACTGGCCAAGCAATTGTCCGATCAGCCTATCATCGTCTCTGACACGTTCTGGCAAGATCGGCGCCATGACTTCGCTGCCCGACCTCGATCAACTGACCCCCGAACAACTGCGCGCTCTGGCTGCACAGTTGTTTTTTCAGGTCGGCGCTATGGACAAGAAATCCCAGCACGACAAAACGCTCATCGAGGAACTCACCCACGAGATCACGCAGCTCAAACGCTTTAAGTTCACCAAGCGTAGCGAGCAGATGAGCCTGGAGCAGGACAGTTTGCTCGATGATCTGATCGATACTGATATCACGGCCATCGAAGCTGAGCTGGAGTCATTGTAAACAGTTCCAGCATCGGCCCAGATATTAACTGATTACGTCTGGCCACAATCGGTATCGCCATAGTAGAGGTCTTCACAACCGAAGGAGAGTGGGAGGGATCCAGACGGTGTTCGTTGTCGCAGAAGCTTTGAATAGCGAATTGCTAATCTCTAGGCGCAAAACGCCGCCTTAATAAAGCTGCGAGGCTGTAGTACACACCGAGGAAAATCTCGACTTGCTTTAGCTCTGAGAGATAATTTTCTTATTTCGTTATGTGCTGATGACAACATTGCAATGAGCTAATCTCAGTTCCGTGCATAAAACGTGAATGAGCGTTTTTCTTAACTAAGCTGAGGGAATGATATGAAAAATATTACGAGTATCGATCACCGCAAAGTGATGCAGTCTGCCCAGACGCTAAAAGCCAATCCCCCACTCCCATCCGAGATCACCAAAGACCCGATTGCATTTCTTGAGGCACAAGGCATTACTGTTGGCGCGGACATCGAAGCGATGATCAAAGCCAAAGGTATGTTTCCTCTCGCGAAAGCGCCAAGACAAGCGGGCATATTACACATCGATATTTAGTGGCACCCATAAATAAAAACCGAGGGAAATCTCTGCTTGCTTTGGCTCTGAGAGAAATTTTCTTATTCTATTATGTGCTGGTGACAACATTTTAATGAGCTAAGATCAGTTCAATGCGCAACACGTGGATGAGCGTTTTCTTTAACTAAACAGAGGGAATGATATGAATAATATTACGAGTATCGATCACAGCAAAGTGATGCAGGCTGCCCAAGCGCTAAAAGCCAAACCCCCACTCCCATCCGAGATCACCAAAGACCCGATTGCATTTCTTGAGGCACAAGGCATCACTGTTGACGCGGACATCGAAGCGATGATCAAAGCCAAAGGTGTGTTCCCCATCGCGAAAGCGCCAAGACAAGCGGGCATAGTACACATCGATATTTAGTGGCACCTATATGTAGATCGGCGAAAAAACTGGCTGTTCTGAAGAGGTCCGTTTGTACAGGTCGGCCAGTTTTTGCTTGTAACGAATACGGAGCAACGCCATGGAAACGCTGCCCGCAGCTCTGGTCATCAACGTTACACTTCAATGTCCCTTAAAGTGTGCTCATTGCTGTTATTCGTCCGATATGTTCAAGGCTGGTCATCTGTCATTTGAACAGATAGCGCTAGCCATTTCACAAGCTGCCGGCATCCAAGCGTTCCGGGCAGTCCACTTTGTCGGCGGCGACCCTTTGCTGCATCCCGACCTGCTAGCCGATGCAATCGCGCTAGCTGCCGGACTAGGACTTAGCACCGGTATCACAACCAGCGCTTTCTGGGCGAAGTCCCCGGGCCACGCTCAGAAGGTCGTCGACAAGCTATGCGATGCTGGATTGAGCGAAATAACTGTATCTTACGATGATGCCCATGCCGCTTTCCTAGGCCTGCATTACATCGCTAATGCGGTGGCTGCCGCAGTCCTGCGTTCTCTCAAGTTAAGAATCGCCGTAGTGGTCGAACCTGGCGCCGCGATCACCGCCGCGACGCTGCGCGCGCAATTAGGACTGCAAGAGGCGAGCGCCATTCAAATTTACGAAACGGCTGTGAACTCAACCGGCCGGGCCGCTGCCGTAGACGAAGTCCGCCTTCACACACGCACCGAGCATGCAGAGGTCTATCGGGGGGCCTGCCAGTCGGTGTTTCGGAACGTCCAAATCGATCCACAAGGTAACGTGATCCCCTGTTGCGGTGTCTTGCCTCACCACTCCTCAATGGTGGTTGGAAACCTAGTGGATGATGGCTTGGAGATTGCGGTAGCGCGGGCCCAGCAAGACCCTTTATATCGTTGGATCAGCAAGGACGGGCCGGTGGCAATCCTGGCCGACATTACCGCTGCCGATACGGCGCCGATGCGCACCACGGATTTCGATGGTATCTGCACGGCTTGCGACCGCATGTTTTCCTCCCCTTTGTTGCTAAGACGGGCGCGACACACGGCCGCCGCCAGGTGCGCCGAGGGCCAGTCGGAGAATGTCGTGTTGAAATGGGTGACAACATGACGACTGACGTTTTGCTAGTGTCGGCCCCGGTTATGTCGGTGCTGCGGCCTTCGGCCGCACTCGGGCTACTGCAGTCGGCGCTCACGGCCATTGGGGTACGCACCGAATCCCTCTACTTGAATCTGATGTTCGCCGAGATGATTGGTATTGACCTGAACGAACGCCTTGGCGAGACTTTGCCAAGCCATCTCCTCGCTGGCGAATGGCTATTCGAACAGCCAGCACCGGCCGTAAATGCAAAAAATCGAGCCGTCTTCGAGGGACAACTCAACACGGCCTTAGAGCAACATAAGTTCGACGATCTAGAGGCCATCAAATCCAAGACGGCACCCGCATTTATCCTGCAGGCAGCGCAAGCTATCCTCAGGCGCAAGCCACGCATCTTGGGTTTCACTACCATGTTCCAACAGACCATGGCATCGCTGGAGATCGCGGCTTCCGTCAAACGTGCTGCACCGGAAATCATCATTTGCTTCGGTGGCGCAAATTGCCACGGTCCGATGGGGGCCGTGCTGATCCAACATTACCCACAGATCGACTATGTATTTACAGGCGAGGCCGACGCATTATTCCCTGATTTCGTCAAAGCCTTGCTAGCCGGACGTTCGCCCCGCCGCACCCAAGGCTGGCTGGGACGTATGTCGGGTACGCACCCGCTGTCCCAACCGGTCCGCGAACTCGATGACTTGCCGATCCCGGACTACAGCGACTACTTCAGCCAACTGGCCAGAATGTCTGAAGCACACCGGATACGCAGCAGCGTGCCGTTCGAATCCTCGCGAGGTTGCTGGTGGGGGCAAAAAAACCACTGTACTTTCTGTGGGCTCAATGCCACAAGCATGGTATTCAGAGAGAAAAGCGGGAACCGCGTACTGCGCGAACTGGGAGTTTTGGCGCGTGCATACGGCATCAAACGTTTTTCCGCATGCGACAATATCCTGAGCATGGGGCACGTCGACCGCGTAATTGCCGAACTAGACGGCAACGTGCAGCAATACCGCTTTTTTTACGAAATCAAGTCAAACCTTGATGAAGCGAAGCTGCGCATACTTGGCAAGGCCGGTGTGGTGTGGATACAACCAGGCATTGAAAGCCTCTCTGACCCTGTACTCAAGTTGATGCGCAAAGGTGTCGACCGCATGCTCAATCTGCGCCTGCTACGCAATTGCCGCGAATTTGGCATGTGCGCGATCTGGTCGATGCTGTACGGCTTTCCTGGGGAGGCCGCAGCGGATTTTGACGATGTGGCCCGCATCGTTCCAATGTTAGAGCATTTGCAGCCGCCAGTCGGATGCGGCCGGATCCGACTCGATCGTTTCAGCCCCAACTTCGAGCAAGCGGAGGCAATCGGTTTTACCGACGTACAGCCGGTAAGCTCATATGGCGCAATTTTCAACCTCCCTGCCGATGCGCTTTTTGGCTTGGCCTATTTCTTCGATGGCTATGCGCCACGGGCAGCCAGCGAATCCGACCTGATTCCCCTAAAACAAGCTATCGCGGCTTGGCGCAGTGCCTGGCTACCCGGGACTACTCCGCCTCGCCTGGTCGCGCTTCCATGCGAAGGCCGCTGCTTGATCGAAGATACCCGCCGGTGTGCCATCGAGCGCTTCTTTGTCGCTAGCGAACTCGAAACCGCCATCATCGGGCATTGCCGATCGGCGCGCGCGATCGCCAAATTCGACATCTTGACCGACAGGTGGAGCCCGAGCGAAATCGAAGCAGCTCTTGGCAACCTGCTCTACCGCAATTATCTGTTAACCGATCAGGACCGGGTGATTTCGCTGATAGTTACCAGCGGGAACGAGCTATTTAGCGATGAGGATCGGGCCGACCTGCCTTTTGGGTACGTTGCGTCAAGCAGCGTCCAGATATAACAGGAGAACGCTATGAGTGTCGAAGTGCGACCGCTTGGCGATAAATGCAATATCGGCTGTACATATTGCTATCAGGAAGGTACCCGTGCCAGTAGCACCGCTGGTAATCGTTATGAGATTTCGAAGATCATCGAAGTACTGAACGAACTCGATGAGCCGTTCACGTTGTTTGGCGGCGAGATTATGCTGACCAAGCGACGCGATTTAGAGCACCTTCTGGAGTTCGGCCAGCGCCGCTATGGCCAGGTAGGCCTTCAAACGAACGGCACCTTGGTCAAGGAACGCGATATCGACCTGTTCCTTGAACATAACGTAAAGGTAGGAGTCTCGATCGATGGCCCCGGCGAATTGAACGATGCGCGCTGGGCCGGCAGCCTTCGCGCGACCCGTCGCGCTACGGCGATGACTGAGGCGGTGATCGAAACCATGTGTCGGACAGGCGCGCCGCCGGGGGTCATCGTCACGCTTCACCGTTTGAATGCGGTTGGTGAACGGCTCGCCCACCTCTGCGGCTGGTTGCAGTTTCTCGACACTTTGGGTGTAACGCGCGTGCGCCTACACCTGCTCGAAAACGATAATGCCGGGCCAGCCGAGGATCTGGTGCTGACTACGGAGCAGGCGCTGCTGGCCATGCGCCGCCTGCGCGCACTCGAACGGACGCTGGTATGCATGCGATTCGATTTGTTCCGCGAACTAGAGTCGATGCTTCTTGGGCAAGACGATGAAGCGTCCTGCGTGTTTCGGGCATGCGACCCCTATCTGACCCGCGCCGTCATAGGTGTCGAAGGGGATGGCCGGCGATCCAATTGTGGCCGCACAAACAAGGATGGCATTGCATATACACCTGCCACAGTCAATGGCTACGAACGCCAGCTCGGACTGTACGCAATGCCGCAGGAGGAAGGCGGATGCAAGGGTTGCCGGTTCTTTCTAATGTGCAAGGGAAACTGTCCGGGCACCGCGATTGACGGCGACTGGCGCCTTCGTTCCGTTGATTGTTTGGTGTGGTTCGGACTCTTCGAAGATACCGAAGCCCGTCTCCTGTCCGAAGGTAGGGCGGTACTGAGCCAGTCGCCTCAGCGTACCGCAGTCGAAGCCATCATTGTCGAGGGTTGGCGGGATGGTCACGACCGGTTATTGCGCGAAGCCTGCGATCTGGTTGGCGGACTATGATGCTCGATGCCGTATCGCGGTCTTGGCCGAGTGCGGGATCCGGACCTGCGGATGGCGCCGCGCGCGCGCGCGGACGTCTTAGTTTCGCCGCATCGGAAGAAGGGGACCAATGGCGAAGCCAAATTCCAGGCATGGTCCACGCCTCCTTGGTCACCGATCTTGCCGACGTCAAGCACGGCGGGCTGGCATGGATGCGCTTCTGGGCTCCATATCGCGCTCTTGCCGAAACGCTCGAATGGGTTCAGGAGATGAGCTTGAAGGCAACCGTGTGCGACTGCGCGTTCGATGAGGGCGCCCCCGTCTCTCCCGTGCTTGTCGCAGGCGAGGCGCTCGACCCACGCACCCGCATCACCTATGCATTGGAGGTGACGGGGCGCAATGCCGTATTTCCGCTTCACAGCGCTGCCAGCCCGGTGCCTCCATGTTGCGCCTTGGCCCGCGAATCTACGAGTGACCGGCTCCTGCTTAATGGCGGAAACGGTCCCTTACACGCATATGTAGCGCTCGCGCCGCTTGGCCTCACGCCACTGCGGCACGCACCGTGCTCACTCGACTGCCCTGCCACTGTCGAAATTGTGAACGCCTTTATTGTGCGAGCGCTCGCCCTTGGCTTCAATGACGCGGCCCAGGCGTGGAAAACACTACAACACGTCCAGCCAAGTGCCACGCTGCGTGCAGGCCTAATGGAAGTAAAGATGCCGGGTTTACGCTTTGCTTACCGAACGGCACTGCACGAACGTAGCAATCGCATTGCCGTAACGATGCATAAACCCTGGATGCTATCGCCAGAGATCGACACCTTCATCCACACGGACCCTTCGTTCGCCAGTGAGTTTGCTCGCCGTTCGCGTTTCGCGACAATCCTGTGGGAACAAGAGGCGGTCATAAAGCGCGCACGAGGACCGATCGTCCACCTCGGCTGTGGCGATGGGCTGCTGTTGGATCTGCTAAAAATTGCCAAGCCGAACGCCGTGCTGCACGGAGTACAAAGCAATGCAGCGCCGGTCGAAGTCGGAGTATGCGTTCAGGACAATAGCGCGCCTGCCGTTCACGCAGAAAAGTGGGAAGTGGAGCTGAAAGCGATCATGGCTTCCGGGAAGAAACCCGATCTCCTTCTGTTTGACCCCATCCATCTGCTGGCGCTAGGGGCGGTCGAGCGCCAAATGCTTGTCTCCGCTATGCATGCATCAGCGGCCGCGGTCGTTGCCTACGCCACCGACGCAAGCTTAAAGCGCTATGGCGACCTCGCCGAGTTGGCTCGGGCGGCTGGAATAGGGCTGGTACAGGGGCGACGGCTTCGGGTGTCGGCGTTGTTAGCAGCTCCCTGATCACCTCATTTTGTAAGGGCGGAATTCGCATCGGTACACCATAGTGTTTGCTCAACATCCCATGCATCGTCGAGCTGCGTGAAGAAAAACTCTTTATCGATAAGTTTTTGATCGCCGTGACCACCATACGCCATGCGATCAACCAGGCTAGCCGTGGTCGTGAAGCCAATTTTGTATAAAAGACCCTGTTGAGAGTTTAGCCGTACGTAATTGACATTAGCTGCAGGGTCACTAGGCCTGCGGAACCAGCGCTTGAATCTCGTATACAGTGATGCATGTAGCTTGGCCATTCCCTTCACAAATCCCGATAAATCCTCCGCTGGGACATCCTACAGTGGTGGCAATAAGCCGCTCACCTCAGCCTTGCATCTCCCCGGACACGTGAGACGGTAATTCCAGTTAGTGCTGCAGACCAGGAACTGCCGCACCTGCCCAGAGATCATGGCTTGTCTCACAAACGGAAAGGCTATGGCAAAAATTCCTCCGAGTAAGCTTCCAAAAAAACGTGGCCGGTCTCGGTTAGAGACGCTGTTCGCTCGGTATGAAATACAGATCATAAGCTGGGATTTTAGCTGGTCGTTCTACCTATCTCGGCCTACGGACCGGTGGCAAGGGAAGAGCCACTTTAAGGAGATGGCCACCTTGACCTTGGTGGGGCGTGTTACCTCTCCAGAGGAATTCAAATATCCAGAAGCACTTCTGCGTTTAGTAGCCGATCCATGGCTGGATACCTTGGTAGAGCAACCAGCGGCCATCGGCTCCCTCCACATCAATGACAAACAGTTGACGGGTTATGTGTGTATTCCCAGCCATCAAATGCCCATGCTTGTG
This genomic stretch from Pseudomonas wuhanensis harbors:
- a CDS encoding radical SAM protein; this encodes MSVEVRPLGDKCNIGCTYCYQEGTRASSTAGNRYEISKIIEVLNELDEPFTLFGGEIMLTKRRDLEHLLEFGQRRYGQVGLQTNGTLVKERDIDLFLEHNVKVGVSIDGPGELNDARWAGSLRATRRATAMTEAVIETMCRTGAPPGVIVTLHRLNAVGERLAHLCGWLQFLDTLGVTRVRLHLLENDNAGPAEDLVLTTEQALLAMRRLRALERTLVCMRFDLFRELESMLLGQDDEASCVFRACDPYLTRAVIGVEGDGRRSNCGRTNKDGIAYTPATVNGYERQLGLYAMPQEEGGCKGCRFFLMCKGNCPGTAIDGDWRLRSVDCLVWFGLFEDTEARLLSEGRAVLSQSPQRTAVEAIIVEGWRDGHDRLLREACDLVGGL